DNA sequence from the Longimicrobium sp. genome:
GCGTCAGCTCCTCCGGCATCTCCTCCAGGCCGATCTCCTGGCCGGGAAGGCACATGGAGACGATCCGCTCCACCACGTTCTGCAGCTCGCGCACGTTGCCCGGAAAGTCGTACTCGGACAGCTCCCGCAGCGCTTCTGCGGAGAAGCGGAGATTGTCGCGGTCGTACTCCTGCGCGAAGCGGCGGAGGAAGTGCTGGGCGAGCGCGGGGATGTCCTCCTTGCGCTGGCGGAGCGCGGGGAGGCGGATCGGGACGACGTTGAGCCGGTAGAGGAGGTCCTGGCGCAGGGCGCCGTCGCGCACCGCCTGGTCCGGATCGCGGTTGGTGGCCGATACCCAGCGCACGTCGATGGAGATCTCGCTCTCGCCGCCCACTCGGCGGATGCGGCGCTCCTGGATCACCCGGAGGAGCTTGGCCTGCAGCTCCATGCTCATCTCGGAGATCTCGTCCATGAAGAACGTCCCGCCGCTCGCCACTTCCAGCAGCCCACGGCGCAGTGCGTCCGCGCCGGTGAAGGCGCCCTTTTCGTGGCCGAAGAGCTCCGATTCCAGCAGGTGGTCCGGAAGGGCCGCGCAGTTGATGGCCATGAACGGCCGCGCCGAGCGGCGGCTGTTCGTGTGGATGGCGCGCGCGATCAGCTCCTTCCCCGTTCCGCTCTCGCCGGAGATGAAGACGCTGGCATCCGTGGGCGCCACGCGGCTGACCACCGAAAAGACCTTCTGGATGGCTTCGCTGGTGCCGACGATGTTCTCGAAGCTGTAGTGGCGCTTGAGCTGGTCGCGGAGCTGCGCGTTGTCGCGCACCAGGCGCACCTGCTGCGCCGCGCGCCCGATGAGGATGCGCAGCTGCGTGGCGGTGAACGGCTTGGGGATGTAGTCGTATGCGCCCGCCCGGATCGCCTCCACGCTGGAATCGACCGTCGCGAAGCCGGTGATCATCACCACGAGCGTTTCGGGGGCGAGCTTCTTGATCTCCTTGAGGAGCGCAAGCCCGTCCATGTCCGGAAGCATGAGGTCCGTCAGCACCACGTCCGGGTGGTGGCGCCGAACGACCTCCAGCGCGTTGCGGCCGCGGCCCTCGCTGTAGACGGCGTACCCCTCGCTGGACAGGATCTGGCCGCAGCTCTTGACCAGCAGCTCCTCGTCATCGACGATCAGCACGCTGACGGGAAGAGCGTTGTCGGGAGTGTCGCTCATCGGAAAAAGCGGGGGGAGTGCGTGGGCGGAGCGGGGGCGAAGCCGGACTATTATGTTTGGGGTGGTAGCAGTATACGCGCGCCGCGTCTCCCAGGCAACGCCACAGCCCCGGCTCGTGCGGACCCCGTGCGGCTCTCGCGCAAAAGCCGCGCTGTGCACATGATTAATCCATCATCCGCTGCCGGCAGATCCCGCAGCCGCCTCCACAGCTACGCGTGCCCGCCGTGCTCCCCTGCCCCGCCCCATGACCGAAGTCCGGTCCGACACGACCCACGCGCCGCAGGTGAAGGTCGCGCGCGGCGCGCCCATGCCGCGGATCCACGCGCTGGCTGGCCGCGAGCTGGAGCGCTTCCTCCAGCGCCAGAAGGCGGGGAGCCGCTTCCTGGAGATCGACCTGGAGGCGGAGCTCCGCCAGATCCTGGAGCGGGCGTGCGCGCTGGTGCCCTCCGAGTGCGGCGCCGTCTTCCTGGACGACCCGCTGCGCAAGGTGGAGGACCGCGCCGCGAACGACCTGTTCGTCGTGGTCGCGTTCGGCGCGCACGCGGAGACGCTCCCCGGGCAGCCGGCGGGGCCGGGTTCGCCGGCGGGCGAGGTGTACCGATCCGGGCGCCCGCACCTCTCCGGCGGCGCGGGGCAGGCGCACTCCGTGGTCGCCGTTCCCAT
Encoded proteins:
- a CDS encoding sigma-54 dependent transcriptional regulator produces the protein MSDTPDNALPVSVLIVDDEELLVKSCGQILSSEGYAVYSEGRGRNALEVVRRHHPDVVLTDLMLPDMDGLALLKEIKKLAPETLVVMITGFATVDSSVEAIRAGAYDYIPKPFTATQLRILIGRAAQQVRLVRDNAQLRDQLKRHYSFENIVGTSEAIQKVFSVVSRVAPTDASVFISGESGTGKELIARAIHTNSRRSARPFMAINCAALPDHLLESELFGHEKGAFTGADALRRGLLEVASGGTFFMDEISEMSMELQAKLLRVIQERRIRRVGGESEISIDVRWVSATNRDPDQAVRDGALRQDLLYRLNVVPIRLPALRQRKEDIPALAQHFLRRFAQEYDRDNLRFSAEALRELSEYDFPGNVRELQNVVERIVSMCLPGQEIGLEEMPEELTQRATGGAGGVRPMNIFNADQPFHDAKTDAITVFEKEYLQDLLKRHNGNISQAARTAGIDRKTIHRMLSKYNLESRVRE